The proteins below are encoded in one region of Candidatus Aegiribacteria sp.:
- a CDS encoding NAD-dependent epimerase/dehydratase family protein has protein sequence MKVLITGGAGFIGSHLADLLLDSGYEVRALDNLDPQVHGVGQVKPDYLSPAVELIVGDVRNHLDVQQALEGCDILVHFAAAVGVGQSMYEIERYTSVNSIGAAVVLEEAVKVRHSLSRMLVASSMSIYGEGLYLCHSCGEFAPKLRTSRQLMERNWEVICPKCGESGEPIAVPETKPLHPTSIYAVNKRSHEEAFLAIGEAYGIPATALRFFNVYGTRQALSNPYTGVGAIFASRLLNDHPPVIFEDGAQSRDFIHVKDISRACLMTLENIDSSGLVLNVGTGSPTTILQIAEAIALELGKPVNDIIVRNEFRAGDIRHCFADVSLCSNVLGFRAEIDFREGVSDLCSWVATTTSSDLVDRATSELQQRGLTR, from the coding sequence ATGAAAGTTCTGATAACAGGAGGTGCCGGTTTCATCGGCTCACATCTGGCAGACCTGCTCCTTGATAGCGGATATGAAGTTCGTGCTCTTGATAACCTTGACCCCCAGGTTCACGGAGTTGGTCAGGTCAAACCTGATTACCTCTCTCCGGCCGTTGAACTTATTGTTGGTGACGTCAGAAACCATTTGGATGTCCAGCAAGCTCTTGAAGGTTGTGATATTCTTGTTCATTTTGCTGCAGCTGTCGGTGTTGGGCAATCGATGTACGAAATCGAGAGGTATACTTCGGTCAATTCCATTGGAGCGGCAGTAGTCCTCGAAGAAGCGGTCAAGGTCCGCCACAGTCTGTCCAGAATGCTGGTTGCCAGCTCCATGTCAATCTACGGGGAAGGTTTGTATCTCTGTCACAGTTGTGGAGAATTTGCTCCGAAGCTCAGGACTTCAAGGCAGCTTATGGAGAGAAACTGGGAAGTGATCTGTCCGAAGTGCGGGGAAAGCGGTGAACCCATTGCGGTTCCCGAAACAAAACCCCTTCACCCAACATCCATATATGCTGTTAACAAAAGGAGTCACGAAGAGGCTTTCCTCGCCATCGGAGAAGCATACGGCATACCGGCTACTGCTCTTAGATTCTTCAACGTGTATGGAACCCGGCAGGCTTTGTCGAACCCCTATACCGGTGTCGGAGCGATTTTCGCGTCAAGACTTCTCAATGACCATCCACCTGTGATCTTCGAAGACGGTGCTCAGAGCAGGGATTTCATACATGTGAAGGACATTTCAAGGGCATGCCTTATGACCCTTGAGAACATTGATTCCAGTGGTCTGGTGCTTAATGTGGGCACCGGCTCTCCTACAACCATACTGCAGATCGCGGAGGCGATCGCGCTGGAACTGGGCAAGCCTGTGAACGATATCATAGTGCGCAACGAATTCAGGGCGGGTGATATCAGGCATTGTTTTGCCGATGTATCTTTGTGTTCGAATGTTCTGGGGTTCAGGGCGGAGATAGATTTCAGGGAGGGGGTGTCCGATCTCTGTTCGTGGGTTGCCACCACCACTTCATCGGACCTTGTTGACAGGGCTACTTCTGAGCTGCAACAAC